One segment of Zhihengliuella halotolerans DNA contains the following:
- a CDS encoding CotH kinase family protein, with protein sequence MTGAPRFPTSRRLSTAVAAGAIAAVALTSCAVTDILDITNANADSATDASTSFFDNSAVHEVDVEADAAELDAALTAYAEDGSKEWVSATVTIDGSVYENVGLRLKGNSSLRGVDADAEPTALPWLIRLDKYVDGQQHASRAEYVVRQNNTETSLNEALALALVGEAGLETEAAAAARFSVNGADAELRLVIDNPDDELWSEANFAGAGITYEAESDGDYSYRGEDGTDYAEAFTPKAGGDDLAPVAGFLDFVNNSTDEEFSADLSEHLDVDAFATYLAVQDLVGNTDDIDGPGNNSYLRYDAATGLMKVVSWDMNLAFGGVSGRGGGPGEGTGPGPGGQQGDASGGFEPPADGERTPPEGFELPQDSGDGAAGAGPGRGAAGPGGGSNPLVERFLADAAFAAAYAGAQERLQEDLVESGAVERILSDWSGLLTAEAADLVDADTVAAEAEDIRQQLAEQ encoded by the coding sequence ATGACCGGCGCACCGCGATTCCCCACGTCCCGCCGCCTGTCCACCGCCGTCGCCGCGGGCGCCATCGCCGCCGTCGCGCTCACCAGCTGCGCTGTCACCGACATCCTCGACATCACCAACGCGAACGCGGACAGCGCGACGGACGCGTCGACGTCGTTCTTCGACAACTCGGCGGTGCACGAGGTCGACGTCGAGGCGGACGCAGCCGAGCTGGACGCCGCGTTGACAGCGTACGCCGAGGACGGGAGCAAGGAGTGGGTCAGCGCGACGGTCACGATCGACGGTTCCGTCTACGAGAACGTCGGGCTGCGGCTGAAGGGGAACTCGTCGCTGCGCGGCGTCGACGCCGACGCCGAACCGACCGCGCTGCCCTGGCTGATCCGGCTCGACAAGTACGTGGACGGCCAGCAGCACGCGTCCCGGGCGGAGTACGTGGTGCGGCAGAACAACACCGAGACGAGCCTGAACGAGGCGCTGGCGCTGGCCCTCGTCGGCGAGGCGGGCCTCGAGACGGAGGCGGCCGCGGCCGCCCGGTTCAGCGTCAACGGCGCGGACGCCGAGCTGCGGCTCGTCATCGACAATCCGGACGACGAGCTCTGGAGCGAGGCGAACTTCGCGGGCGCGGGCATCACGTATGAGGCCGAATCCGACGGCGACTACAGCTACCGCGGCGAGGACGGCACGGACTACGCCGAGGCTTTCACGCCGAAGGCCGGCGGCGACGATCTGGCCCCGGTCGCCGGGTTCCTCGACTTCGTCAACAACTCCACCGACGAGGAGTTCTCCGCCGACCTCAGCGAACACCTCGACGTGGACGCGTTCGCGACCTACCTCGCGGTGCAGGATCTCGTCGGGAACACCGACGACATCGACGGCCCCGGCAACAACTCCTACCTGCGCTACGACGCCGCCACGGGCCTGATGAAGGTCGTGTCCTGGGACATGAACCTGGCATTCGGCGGCGTGAGTGGGCGAGGCGGTGGTCCGGGCGAAGGAACGGGCCCCGGGCCCGGCGGTCAGCAGGGTGACGCTTCGGGCGGCTTCGAACCGCCGGCCGACGGCGAGCGCACCCCGCCCGAGGGCTTCGAGCTCCCCCAAGACTCCGGCGACGGTGCCGCCGGGGCTGGCCCCGGGCGTGGGGCCGCCGGTCCGGGCGGGGGATCGAATCCGCTCGTGGAGCGGTTCCTCGCCGACGCGGCGTTCGCGGCGGCCTACGCCGGGGCGCAGGAACGGCTACAGGAGGATCTCGTCGAGTCGGGCGCAGTCGAGCGCATCCTCTCCGACTGGAGCGGACTCCTGACCGCCGAGGCCGCGGACCTCGTCGATGCGGACACGGTCGCTGCCGAGGCGGAGGACATCCGGCAGCAGCTCGCCGAGCAGTGA
- a CDS encoding polyphosphate polymerase domain-containing protein, which produces MSPAWLRTVPGVCLDELNTTAALQSRTDRKYVLDTAEAWRLIALLGEDVRVLDISGRRSFGYHSVYFDTPDLASYHLSAHGRRHRFKVRTRTYLDTGTSFLEVKTRGRRAVTVKDRVPHGPAHADELDDAGHDYLERQLDEALGRRPDRLDELAPVLASDYRRTTFLLPESASRVTLDTDLVWTDASSGGGGRAFGLQDQVVLETKSAGAAGPLDRLLWRAGIRPARISKFATGLAVLHPGLPSNRWHRTLERHRIRPLTASRKEARR; this is translated from the coding sequence ATGAGCCCCGCGTGGCTCCGGACCGTGCCGGGCGTCTGTCTCGACGAACTGAACACGACGGCGGCGCTGCAGTCCCGCACGGACCGCAAGTACGTGCTCGACACCGCCGAGGCATGGCGGCTGATCGCGCTCCTCGGGGAGGACGTCCGCGTCCTCGACATCTCCGGGCGGCGCAGCTTCGGCTACCACTCCGTCTACTTCGACACCCCCGATCTGGCCAGCTACCACCTCTCGGCGCACGGGCGGCGCCACCGGTTCAAGGTCCGCACGCGGACCTACCTGGATACGGGGACGAGTTTCCTCGAGGTCAAGACGCGCGGGCGCCGTGCGGTCACCGTCAAGGACCGTGTCCCGCACGGCCCGGCTCACGCCGACGAGCTGGACGACGCCGGCCACGACTACCTGGAGCGCCAGCTCGACGAGGCGCTGGGCCGCCGCCCGGACCGCCTCGACGAGCTCGCGCCCGTCCTCGCATCCGACTACCGGCGCACGACCTTCCTGCTGCCGGAATCCGCGAGCCGCGTCACCCTCGACACCGATCTGGTCTGGACCGACGCCTCCTCCGGCGGCGGAGGGCGGGCCTTCGGTCTGCAGGACCAGGTCGTCCTGGAGACGAAGTCGGCCGGTGCCGCGGGCCCCCTCGATCGCCTGCTGTGGCGCGCCGGGATCCGCCCGGCCCGCATCTCCAAGTTCGCCACGGGCCTCGCCGTCCTGCACCCCGGGCTGCCGTCCAACCGCTGGCACCGGACGCTCGAACGGCACCGCATCCGACCCCTGACCGCATCCCGCAAGGAGGCCCGCCGATGA
- a CDS encoding DUF4956 domain-containing protein — protein sequence MNLLIMGAVDLAAIVFLTFGLYLRRHRRRDLAVSYLGINIGVFGVAATLSGSSIGIGVGMGLFGVLSIIRLRSNELEQHEIAYYFSALAVGLIAGLVPTPLWLGITLIALILTVIAVADHSRILPRYRHQEVVLDRAIADEAELTRSLEAVLGGRVHSAIVQQLDLVNDKTLVKVRFSAGGDAPARSAANHEVLEPAVSAR from the coding sequence ATGAACCTGCTCATCATGGGCGCCGTCGATCTGGCCGCCATCGTCTTCCTCACCTTCGGCCTGTACCTGCGCCGGCACCGCCGCCGGGACCTCGCCGTCTCCTACCTCGGCATCAACATCGGCGTCTTCGGCGTCGCCGCGACGCTGAGCGGCTCCAGCATCGGCATCGGCGTCGGCATGGGGCTCTTCGGCGTCCTGTCGATCATCCGGCTGCGCTCGAACGAGCTCGAGCAGCACGAGATCGCCTACTACTTCTCCGCCCTCGCCGTCGGCCTCATCGCCGGCCTGGTCCCGACGCCGCTGTGGCTCGGCATCACCCTGATCGCGCTGATCCTCACCGTTATCGCCGTCGCCGACCACTCGCGGATCCTGCCGCGCTACCGCCACCAGGAGGTCGTGCTGGACCGCGCCATCGCCGACGAGGCGGAGCTGACCCGCAGCCTCGAGGCCGTCCTCGGCGGCCGCGTCCACTCGGCCATCGTGCAGCAGCTCGACCTCGTCAACGACAAGACCCTCGTCAAGGTCCGCTTCTCCGCCGGCGGTGACGCGCCGGCGCGCTCGGCCGCGAACCACGAGGTCCTCGAGCCGGCGGTGAGCGCGCGATGA
- a CDS encoding DNA glycosylase AlkZ-like family protein yields MIELSAAEARRAVVNAHFAPAAADALDVLRNERLLQLDGISRVDKAHRLAASARLPARRPAAAYDEALWNADEAVSFETFTDVACLFPIEDWPLFDLSRQWFRDHFAAKGSTPPPELKHDILRIVAGTEGGATIGDIEDGGPRGGSWGWSERQKAAEFMLWCGELVCTRRTGIKRLFDLPESRVPTHLFEARPHREEVLTGLVASALRALGVATVPDLRRHYRLSAEDVHTGLEGAGAVVVRVQGWGEDAYALGEPAIAPIATTETRGSRLIGPFDNLLRNRKRAARIFGYEYLFEAYVPKTKRQYGAYVMSVLHGDRFVGRADAQRTGRDVNLWRVFGEDGVPARSVRAAARRGGTHLARQLGGELRMETE; encoded by the coding sequence ATGATCGAGTTGTCCGCCGCCGAGGCCCGCCGCGCCGTCGTCAACGCCCACTTCGCCCCCGCGGCCGCCGACGCGCTCGACGTGCTGCGCAACGAGCGTCTCCTCCAGCTCGACGGGATCAGCCGCGTCGACAAGGCCCACCGCCTCGCGGCCTCGGCCCGCCTGCCGGCGCGGCGCCCGGCGGCGGCGTACGACGAGGCCTTGTGGAACGCGGACGAGGCCGTGTCCTTCGAGACCTTCACCGACGTGGCGTGCCTCTTCCCCATCGAGGACTGGCCGCTCTTCGATCTCTCCCGGCAGTGGTTCCGCGACCACTTCGCCGCGAAGGGCTCGACGCCTCCGCCCGAGCTCAAGCACGACATCCTGCGCATCGTCGCGGGGACCGAGGGCGGGGCGACGATCGGCGACATCGAGGACGGCGGGCCGCGCGGGGGCAGCTGGGGGTGGAGCGAGCGGCAGAAAGCGGCCGAGTTCATGCTCTGGTGCGGGGAACTGGTCTGCACGCGGCGCACGGGGATCAAGCGGCTCTTCGACCTGCCGGAATCCCGCGTGCCCACCCACCTGTTCGAGGCGCGGCCCCACCGGGAGGAGGTCCTGACCGGGCTCGTGGCCTCGGCGCTGCGCGCGCTCGGCGTCGCCACGGTTCCCGACCTGCGCCGCCACTACCGCCTCAGCGCCGAGGACGTGCACACGGGGCTGGAAGGCGCGGGCGCCGTCGTCGTGCGCGTGCAGGGCTGGGGTGAGGACGCGTACGCGCTCGGCGAGCCCGCCATCGCGCCGATCGCGACGACCGAGACGCGCGGCAGCCGGCTGATCGGGCCGTTCGACAACCTGCTGCGCAACCGCAAACGCGCGGCGCGGATCTTCGGCTACGAGTACCTGTTCGAAGCGTACGTCCCGAAAACCAAGCGGCAGTACGGGGCGTACGTCATGTCGGTGCTGCACGGCGACCGGTTCGTGGGCCGCGCTGACGCCCAGCGCACGGGTCGCGACGTGAACCTGTGGCGCGTCTTCGGCGAGGACGGGGTGCCCGCGCGCAGCGTGCGAGCTGCGGCGCGGAGGGGCGGTACGCACCTGGCCCGGCAACTGGGAGGCGAACTGAGGATGGAGACGGAATGA
- a CDS encoding DUF2087 domain-containing protein, which translates to MSALDWRRLVAVLASQDQRTVFAHLLLGQDPGPALAEMKPKTRGKVRAALLASGVVEDDDGALTVRDGAFKEMLAASAPARREGIERFRNGRRIVQFPASPAERRELLEWVASEALEPGEQLDERGVNERLGEFHPDTALVRRYLVDHDLLRRSPDGSVYVRDAAN; encoded by the coding sequence ATGAGCGCATTGGATTGGCGGCGGCTCGTCGCCGTGCTCGCGAGCCAGGACCAGCGCACGGTGTTCGCGCACCTTCTGCTGGGGCAGGACCCCGGGCCGGCGCTGGCCGAGATGAAACCCAAGACGCGGGGCAAGGTGCGGGCCGCGCTGCTCGCCTCCGGGGTGGTGGAGGACGACGACGGAGCGCTCACCGTGCGCGACGGGGCGTTCAAGGAGATGCTGGCCGCATCGGCTCCGGCGCGCCGGGAGGGAATCGAGCGCTTCCGCAACGGGCGGCGAATCGTGCAGTTCCCGGCGAGTCCGGCGGAGCGCCGCGAATTGCTGGAGTGGGTTGCCTCGGAGGCGCTGGAGCCCGGCGAGCAGCTGGACGAGCGCGGCGTCAACGAGCGCCTCGGCGAATTCCACCCGGACACCGCACTCGTGCGCCGCTACCTCGTCGACCACGATCTGCTGCGGCGCAGCCCGGACGGTTCGGTCTACGTCCGTGACGCAGCGAACTGA
- a CDS encoding histidine phosphatase family protein, with protein MAKRLVMMRHGQTDWNAEGRLQGQVDIPLNETGRQQVRDAIAEIHALGLEAGGWDMVVSSPLGRAVETARIVADGLALPIGETEAGLLERSFGTAEGVEAWGLSDEEKSELFAVAEPEDAVAARGIDALRRIAQLYPGLNVLIVAHGTLIRLTADALTGAECPRLDNCETIEIETDLIAEPAL; from the coding sequence ATGGCGAAAAGACTGGTGATGATGCGGCACGGGCAGACCGACTGGAATGCGGAGGGCCGGCTGCAGGGCCAGGTGGACATCCCGCTCAACGAGACCGGACGCCAGCAGGTGCGCGACGCCATCGCCGAGATCCATGCGCTGGGGCTGGAGGCCGGCGGCTGGGACATGGTCGTCTCCTCCCCGCTGGGCCGCGCCGTCGAGACCGCACGCATCGTCGCGGACGGGCTCGCGCTGCCGATCGGCGAGACCGAGGCCGGGCTCCTCGAGCGGTCCTTCGGCACCGCCGAGGGAGTCGAGGCGTGGGGCCTGAGCGACGAGGAGAAGAGCGAACTCTTCGCCGTGGCCGAACCCGAGGACGCCGTCGCCGCCCGCGGCATCGACGCGCTGCGCCGCATCGCGCAGCTGTACCCGGGGCTGAACGTGCTGATCGTCGCGCACGGGACGCTCATACGGCTGACCGCGGACGCGCTGACCGGCGCCGAGTGCCCGCGGCTGGACAACTGCGAGACGATCGAGATCGAAACGGACCTCATCGCCGAACCCGCGCTGTAG
- a CDS encoding LapA family protein codes for MATKDSKPDRQQAAEGVDAPLETTPDMVPADNTTPGPVTPDVELAPTKREKPAADAYQDKMTTTRSGAIWTTTIFSLIVLILLIIFIAQNQETTTLRYFAWEGTVNVGLTVLAAAVAGGVIVALAGAGRIIALKAQKRHQRKASRQNGS; via the coding sequence ATGGCCACGAAGGATTCCAAGCCCGATCGACAGCAGGCCGCCGAAGGCGTCGACGCGCCGCTGGAAACGACGCCTGACATGGTGCCCGCGGACAACACGACCCCGGGCCCGGTGACCCCGGACGTCGAGCTCGCGCCGACGAAGCGGGAGAAACCCGCAGCGGACGCGTATCAGGACAAAATGACGACCACGCGCTCGGGCGCCATCTGGACGACGACGATCTTTTCCCTGATCGTCCTGATCCTGCTGATCATCTTCATCGCGCAGAACCAGGAGACCACCACGCTGCGCTACTTCGCGTGGGAGGGCACTGTGAACGTGGGCCTGACAGTGCTCGCAGCAGCCGTCGCCGGTGGCGTCATCGTGGCCCTGGCCGGTGCCGGCCGCATCATCGCCCTCAAGGCGCAGAAGCGTCACCAGCGCAAGGCCTCGCGCCAGAACGGCTCCTGA
- a CDS encoding RNA polymerase sigma factor — MKRTPPREPLPPFEHVVEQHGVAVLRLCRALVGSHDADDVWQETFLAALRAYAVMEPPANFEAWLVRIARNKAVDHLRAAGRRPVPVAILEYDDGELPGAQGSGAEEDVWDEVARLPEKQRKVIAYRYLGGLSYAQIAEVLGGSAAAARRASADGMANLRKSELTAGRTTA; from the coding sequence GTGAAACGGACACCCCCGCGCGAGCCGCTGCCGCCCTTCGAGCACGTCGTCGAGCAGCACGGCGTCGCGGTGCTGCGGCTGTGTCGGGCGCTGGTCGGCAGCCACGATGCGGACGACGTCTGGCAGGAGACCTTCCTCGCCGCACTGCGCGCCTACGCCGTGATGGAGCCACCCGCGAACTTCGAAGCCTGGCTCGTGCGCATCGCCCGGAACAAGGCGGTCGACCATCTGCGCGCCGCTGGCCGCCGCCCGGTCCCCGTGGCAATCCTCGAGTACGACGACGGTGAGTTGCCTGGCGCGCAAGGCAGCGGCGCGGAGGAGGACGTCTGGGATGAAGTGGCCCGCCTGCCGGAGAAACAGCGCAAGGTCATCGCCTACCGCTACCTCGGCGGGCTGTCCTACGCCCAGATCGCGGAGGTCCTCGGCGGGAGCGCCGCCGCGGCCCGGCGCGCCTCCGCTGACGGCATGGCGAACCTCAGGAAGTCCGAACTGACCGCCGGAAGGACCACGGCATGA
- a CDS encoding methylated-DNA--[protein]-cysteine S-methyltransferase — protein sequence MTSIVEDALRVTMLKARLAMTAADSGDLDIAYRVIDSPVGPLLLAATESGLVRIAFACEGHDAVLEALGRRISPRILNAPERLDPAAEQLDAYFAGRRRSFDLPVDFSLSTEFRRRVQEQLPHIAYGRTATYKELAGLVGNPAAVRAVGTACATNPLPVVVPCHRVLRTDGGLGGYLGGLEAKTALLTLEGALDEEGRRA from the coding sequence ATGACATCCATCGTCGAAGACGCCCTGCGCGTCACCATGTTGAAGGCGCGGCTGGCCATGACCGCCGCGGACAGCGGCGACCTCGACATCGCGTACCGCGTGATCGACTCACCTGTCGGTCCGCTCCTGCTCGCGGCCACCGAGTCCGGCCTCGTCCGCATCGCGTTCGCCTGCGAGGGCCACGACGCCGTGCTCGAAGCCCTCGGGCGACGGATCAGCCCCCGCATCCTGAACGCCCCGGAGCGGCTGGATCCGGCCGCCGAGCAACTCGATGCCTACTTCGCCGGCCGCCGCCGCTCCTTCGACCTGCCAGTGGATTTCTCGCTCTCCACCGAGTTCCGACGTCGAGTCCAGGAGCAACTGCCCCATATCGCCTACGGGCGCACCGCGACCTACAAGGAACTCGCCGGCCTTGTGGGCAACCCGGCGGCGGTGCGCGCGGTCGGGACGGCATGCGCCACCAACCCCCTGCCCGTCGTCGTCCCGTGCCACCGCGTGCTGCGCACGGACGGGGGGCTCGGCGGCTACCTCGGCGGGCTCGAGGCCAAGACGGCATTGCTCACGCTCGAGGGCGCCCTCGACGAGGAGGGCCGCCGTGCCTGA
- a CDS encoding alpha-ketoglutarate-dependent dioxygenase AlkB family protein, with protein sequence MPETPALFDADFGGDGPREIVPGAVHVPGWLDLPAQRWVAEQFRSWSAGPVPPRGAMVRGHEMSVRTVCLGWHWQPYRYTREATDVNGHRVLDMPDWMVRMGRRALADVAWSTPWEAGRDVADYTPDTALANFYDENARMGMHQDKDEKSLAPVVSVSVGEACTFRFGNTGNRNRPYQDLTLASGDLFVFGGPARLAYHGVTRILPDTAPAGCGVADGRINITLRETGLDG encoded by the coding sequence GTGCCTGAGACGCCTGCGCTCTTCGACGCGGACTTCGGCGGCGACGGACCGCGGGAGATCGTGCCCGGCGCCGTGCACGTGCCCGGCTGGCTCGACCTCCCTGCCCAGCGTTGGGTCGCCGAGCAGTTCCGCAGTTGGTCCGCGGGCCCCGTTCCGCCGCGCGGAGCGATGGTTCGCGGGCACGAGATGTCCGTCAGGACGGTGTGCCTCGGTTGGCACTGGCAGCCGTACCGCTACACGCGCGAGGCCACCGACGTGAACGGCCACCGCGTGCTCGACATGCCGGACTGGATGGTGCGCATGGGCCGGCGGGCGCTCGCCGACGTCGCTTGGTCGACCCCGTGGGAGGCGGGCCGGGACGTCGCCGACTACACGCCCGACACAGCACTCGCGAACTTCTACGACGAGAACGCACGGATGGGTATGCACCAGGACAAAGACGAGAAGTCTCTCGCGCCCGTCGTCTCGGTCTCCGTCGGCGAGGCCTGCACGTTCCGCTTCGGCAATACCGGGAACCGGAACCGGCCCTATCAGGACCTGACGCTCGCCTCCGGCGACCTGTTTGTCTTCGGAGGGCCGGCGCGCCTGGCCTACCACGGGGTGACACGGATCCTCCCCGATACCGCCCCCGCCGGCTGCGGCGTGGCTGACGGGCGCATCAACATCACCCTGCGGGAAACGGGGCTGGACGGCTGA
- a CDS encoding M23 family metallopeptidase, which yields MSLAVLSGPSAIGLSFEPAREAGIAAVDVPRNPEPFTVSPVVVGSDGKIVVERPEILADGSAADGESIKTTVSAVEWEGAEAGLPGELKLAHPVANFRLTSRFGWRQNPTGPGSHIHIGQDYAVPCGTPVRASEAGTVTQSAWAGHSGYRVRIDHGSGTETAYSHNSRLVAKVGDKVRQGDLIALAGTTGNSTGCHVHFEVYRNGKWTDPAYYVPRVPGQPIPLSPEERERLRNSINPPRDSASHEPLLPAGSTTPKPATSPSPSKKPSATPSPSASPTPSESPAPKPKPKPKPSESPSPTPPESSSPKPKPSGSPTPKPSAPPAESESPAASESPTPTKPAPEPTPTEKVEAAKPAASTSPSPSPKPAASSSTASAPAPTSKPSPSPASETTAPPVESEESAADVPVVESSVSPSPDPSGSLLEPIEDLLDL from the coding sequence ATGTCGCTGGCGGTACTCTCCGGTCCATCAGCCATCGGCCTCTCCTTTGAACCCGCGCGCGAAGCCGGCATAGCCGCCGTGGACGTCCCGCGCAACCCCGAACCTTTCACTGTTTCACCGGTGGTGGTCGGCTCCGACGGAAAGATCGTGGTCGAACGCCCGGAGATCCTGGCCGACGGCAGCGCGGCCGACGGCGAGTCGATTAAGACAACCGTCTCGGCCGTCGAGTGGGAAGGTGCCGAGGCCGGCCTGCCCGGCGAGCTCAAACTGGCACACCCGGTGGCGAATTTCCGGCTGACGAGCCGCTTCGGATGGCGGCAGAATCCCACCGGTCCCGGGTCGCATATCCACATCGGACAGGACTACGCGGTCCCGTGCGGCACCCCCGTCCGAGCGTCGGAAGCCGGAACGGTCACCCAGTCGGCGTGGGCAGGCCACTCCGGATATCGCGTGCGCATCGATCACGGCAGCGGCACCGAGACGGCCTACAGTCACAACTCCCGACTCGTCGCAAAGGTCGGCGACAAAGTAAGACAGGGCGACCTCATTGCGCTGGCCGGCACCACGGGCAACTCGACGGGCTGCCACGTTCACTTCGAGGTGTACCGGAACGGCAAGTGGACCGACCCCGCGTACTACGTACCGCGTGTCCCCGGGCAGCCGATCCCGTTGTCCCCGGAGGAGCGCGAGCGGCTACGCAATTCCATCAATCCACCGCGCGATTCCGCCAGCCACGAGCCGCTGCTCCCCGCCGGTTCCACGACCCCGAAGCCCGCGACCTCGCCGTCACCGAGCAAGAAGCCGAGCGCGACGCCGTCGCCCAGCGCTTCCCCGACGCCCTCCGAGAGCCCGGCGCCCAAGCCGAAACCAAAACCGAAACCGTCCGAGTCGCCTTCCCCGACGCCTCCGGAGTCCTCGTCGCCGAAACCCAAGCCGTCCGGGTCGCCCACCCCGAAGCCATCCGCGCCTCCGGCCGAGTCGGAGTCGCCAGCGGCCTCGGAATCGCCGACGCCGACCAAGCCGGCTCCGGAGCCGACGCCCACCGAGAAAGTGGAGGCCGCGAAGCCGGCGGCGTCCACCTCTCCGTCCCCGAGCCCGAAACCCGCGGCGTCGTCTTCCACCGCATCCGCACCCGCACCGACCAGCAAACCGTCCCCCTCGCCGGCAAGTGAGACGACGGCTCCCCCGGTCGAATCCGAGGAATCTGCCGCGGACGTCCCGGTCGTCGAGTCCTCGGTCAGCCCCAGCCCGGATCCGTCCGGCTCGTTGCTGGAGCCGATCGAAGACCTCCTAGACCTTTAA
- a CDS encoding ArsR/SmtB family transcription factor — translation MHIRLTTEDLTRVRFESSPLWETAASIRALHRQPTIHRPWVDATRTALAGSPEPDKASYLDILSTVVRPRGYMADALTPTPVRHGTFADALADVAAVEPEIWRDNLEYVRRFDPVPRVVETVDLLLRDLPAGIANIVAALDWYWELAIEPWWPRLRSLQLADIDWRLSQLSRHGIHEVFKSLHPSVVPTTDGLEIMRDCDATGHPAPGSGLILVPNAFIWPETLVLNVAPFVPTLTYAPRGVGRLWETASPTPTAPLAKLLGRTRAQILAQLDVPMTTTQLACALDLAPATVNTHLKVMSAGGLTASLRTGREVFYRRADVGESLLIGA, via the coding sequence ATGCACATCCGACTGACGACCGAGGACCTGACGCGTGTCCGCTTCGAGTCCTCTCCCCTCTGGGAGACCGCCGCGAGCATCCGCGCCCTGCATCGCCAGCCGACAATCCACCGGCCTTGGGTCGACGCGACGCGCACGGCGCTGGCAGGCTCCCCGGAACCGGACAAGGCGAGCTACCTGGACATCCTCAGCACGGTGGTCCGCCCCCGCGGCTACATGGCGGACGCGCTCACGCCCACGCCGGTCCGGCACGGCACCTTCGCGGACGCGCTGGCGGATGTGGCCGCCGTCGAGCCGGAGATCTGGCGGGATAATCTCGAGTACGTTCGCCGTTTCGACCCGGTGCCGCGCGTCGTCGAGACCGTGGACCTGCTGCTCCGGGACCTACCCGCCGGCATCGCGAACATCGTCGCGGCGCTCGACTGGTACTGGGAGCTGGCGATCGAGCCCTGGTGGCCGCGCCTGCGCTCGCTGCAGCTGGCCGACATCGACTGGCGCCTCTCACAGCTTTCCCGCCACGGCATTCACGAGGTCTTCAAATCGCTGCACCCCAGTGTGGTCCCCACCACCGACGGCCTGGAGATCATGCGCGACTGCGACGCCACCGGCCACCCTGCGCCGGGCAGCGGGCTGATCCTCGTCCCCAACGCCTTCATCTGGCCGGAGACGCTGGTCCTGAACGTCGCCCCGTTCGTCCCGACGCTGACCTACGCGCCCCGCGGCGTGGGGCGGCTGTGGGAGACGGCTTCGCCGACGCCGACCGCCCCGCTGGCCAAGCTGCTCGGCCGCACTCGCGCGCAGATCCTCGCGCAGCTGGACGTGCCGATGACGACGACGCAGCTCGCCTGCGCGCTCGACCTCGCCCCCGCGACCGTCAACACCCACCTGAAAGTCATGTCCGCAGGAGGTCTGACGGCGTCGCTGCGCACTGGTCGGGAGGTCTTCTACCGGCGGGCCGACGTCGGCGAATCCCTGCTCATCGGCGCCTGA